A genomic region of Platichthys flesus chromosome 4, fPlaFle2.1, whole genome shotgun sequence contains the following coding sequences:
- the LOC133952029 gene encoding extracellular calcium-sensing receptor-like yields MNNSVNPLLRLDDRELKFARIVMFTVEEINRDTKLLPGLSLGYRLYSGCGDENLIRAAVEAVNGEDSKGCADQIQALLGHSSSGVSKDINIILSPLSIPQVSYFSTCACLSDKRKFPTFFRTVPSDHFQVIGLVQLMKYFDWRWVGIIYSTGLYSEEGTTAFAKEAEKEGICVEYRLLHSDTNVKFPATVEALRKSSSKVVLLFMPLAPTKSFLSEINKYNITGKQWVGSEAWITQTDLASDGRNNLLQGAMGFALPQASIPGLGEFLLSFKPSDEPQSAIVNGFWESFFDCIFSPSNTSATCTGTEDLSTVSNDYTDVTHFRAENYLYKAVYSVAYAIHALLQCHNGSNPTTGKACVTKDQVQPKLVLEQIKFVNFTTQSGAKVFFDENGDSVAQYDLVNWQIKDDGSVEIVNIGQFDTSLPEGEKFQLKENTRIVWGGNSMQVPRSVCREPCPPGTRKAIIKHKPVCCFDCFECPEGTISNETNSPDCLICPPELWPNDKKDQCLSKPTEYLSYKEIMGALLTGFGCVGIFLSLLTSIIFLTHRETPIVKANNSELSFLLLFSLTLCFLCSLTFIGRPSEWSCMLRHTAFGITFVLCLSCVLGKTIVVLMAFRATLPGTDMMKWFGPAQQRLSVLSFTLVQVLICVLWLTTNPPFPRMNMKYYKDKIILECALGSAVGFWAVLGYIGLLALLCCILAFFARKLPDSFNEAKLITFSMLIFCAVWITFIPAYVSSPGKFTVAVEIFAILASSFGLLICIFVPKCYIILLRPEQNSKRHLMGKIPPKTL; encoded by the exons ATGAACAACAGCGTCAACCCCCTGTTAAG GCTGGATGACAGGGAACTGAAGTTTGCCAGGATAGTGATGTTTACAGTGGAGGAGATCAATAGAGATACTAAGCTCCTTCCTGGATTGAGTCTTGGCTACAGGCTGTACAGTGGCTGTGGGGATGAGAACCTGATTCGAGCAGCAGTGGAAGCCGTAAACGGAGAAGACTCAAAGGGCTGCGCTGATCAGATACAGGCTCTCCTGGGCCATTCCTCCTCCGGAGTGAGCAAAGATATAAACATAATACTCAGCCCGCTATCTATTCCACAG gTGAGCTATTTCTCCACTTGTGCTTGCTTGAGTGACAAAAGGAAGTTCCCTACATTCTTCAGAACTGTGCCCAGTGACCACTTCCAAGTTATTGGTCTGGTGCAGCTCATGAAATACTTTGACTGGCGCTGGGTGGGGATTATTTATTCTACGGGCTTGTACTCAGAAGAAGGTACAACGGCATTTGCAAAGGAAGCAGAAAAAGAGGGCATATGTGTTGAATACCGGTTACTTCACTCAGATACAAATGTAAAATTTCCTGCTACTGTGGAGGCTCTGAGGAAATCCTCGTCCAAGGTGGTCCTCTTGTTTATGCCCTTAGCCCCCACCAAATCGTTCTTGtcagaaataaataagtataatATCACTGGAAAGCAATGGGTTGGCAGTGAGGCTTGGATCACTCAAACAGACCTGGCTTCTGATGGGAGAAATAACCTTTTGCAAGGGGCGATGGGTTTCGCCCTCCCTCAGGCCTCAATACCAGGTCTTGGTGAATTCTTACTCAGCTTTAAGCCCTCTGACGAACCACAAAGTGCTATAGTTAACGGTTTTTGGGAGTCGTTCTTTGATTGCATCTTCTCTCCGTCAAATACTTCTGCTACGTGTACTGGCACAGAAGATCTCAGCACAGTCTCCAATGACTACACAGACGTGACACATTTTAGGGCAGAGAATTATTTGTACAAAGCTGTCTACTCTGTGGCGTATGCTATTCACGCACTACTGCAATGTCACAACGGCTCAAATCCAACCACTGGAAAGGCCTGCGTGACTAAAGACCAAGTTCAGCCTAAATTA GTGTTGGAGCAAATTAAGTTTGTGAACTTCACAACACAGAGTGGAGCCAAGGTTTTCTTTGATGAAAACGGAGACTCAGTTGCCCAGTATGACTTAGTTAACTGGCAAATAAAAGATGACGGCTCTGTTGAGATCGTAAACATCGGTCAATTTGACACGTCTCTTCCAGAGGGGGAGAAATTCCaactaaaagaaaacaccaGGATAGTTTGGGGAGGAAACAGTATGCAG GTGCCGAGGTCTGTTTGCAGAGAGCCGTGTCCCCCAGGGACTCGAAAGGCGATAATCAAGCATAAACCTGTGTGCTGCTTCGACTGCTTTGAGTGCCCCGAGGGAACAATTAGTAATGAGACAA ATTCTCCCGACTGTTTGATCTGTCCACCTGAACTTTGGCCGAATGATAAGAAAGACCAGTGTCTCTCGAAGCCGACTGAGTACCTCTCCTACAAAGAGATCATGGGGGCACTTTTAACTGGATTTGGTTGTGTGGGCATATTTTTATCTCTACTGACATCAATCATTTTTCTGACTCATAGAGAGACTCCCATTGTTAAAGCCAACAACTCCGAGCTGAGCTTCCTGCTGCTATTCTCCCTGACTCTGTGCTTCCTGTGCTCCCTCACCTTCATCGGCCGGCCCTCTGAGTGGTCCTGCATGCTGCGACACACTGCGTTCGGCATCACCTTCGTCCTCTGCCTCTCTTGTGTCCTGGGGAAAACTATAGTGGTGTTAATGGCCTTCAGGGCGACACTTCCAGGCACAGATATGATGAAATGGTTCGGTCCTGCACAGCAGAGGCTCAGTGTTCTTAGTTTCACCCTGGTTCAGGTTTTAATTTGTGTACTTTGGCTCACAACCAACCCTCCATTTCCAAGGATGAACATGAAATACTATAAAGATAAGATCATCTTAGAGTGCGCTCTGGGGTCAGCTGTCGGGTTCTGGGCTGTGCTGGGTTACATCGGACTTCTTGCTCTCTTGTGTTGCATTCTTGCTTTTTTTGCCAGGAAGCTGCCAGACAGTTTTAATGAGGCCAAACTGATCACCTTCAGCATGTTGATATTCTGTGCAGTCTGGATTACATTCATCCCGGCATATGTCAGCTCTCCTGGGAAGTTCACTGTGGCTGTGGAGATATTTGCTATTCTGGCCTCCAGCTTTGGCTTGCTGATATGCATTTTTGTTCCAAAATGCTACATTATCCTACTCAGGCCAGAACAAAACTCAAAGAGACATTTGATGGGAAAAATACCACCAAAGACACTTTGA
- the LOC133952030 gene encoding extracellular calcium-sensing receptor-like, translating into MNNNVNPLLRLDDRELKFARIVMFTVEEINRDTKLLPGLSLGYRLYSGCGDENLIRAAVEAVNGEDSKGCADQIQAFLGHSSSGVSKDINIILSPLSIPQVSHFSTCACLGDKRQFPTFFRTVPSDRFQVIGLVQLMKYFDWRWVGIIYTTGLYSDEGSTAFAKEAEKEGICVEYRLLHSDTNVKFPATVEALRKSSSKVVLLFMPLAPTKSFLSEINKYNITGKQWVGSEAWITQTDLASDGRKGLLQGAMGFALPQASIPGLGEFLLSFKPTDEPQSDIVKDIWESFFDCSFSPSNTSATCTGTEDLSTVSSDYTDVTNFRAENNVYKAVYLVAYAIHALLQCHNGSNPTTGKSCVTKDQVQPKLVLEHIKFVNFTTQSGAKVFFDENGDSVAQYDLVNWQIKDDGSVEIVNIGQFDTSLPEGEKFQLKDNTRIVWGGNSKQVPRSVCREPCPPGTRKALTKNKPVCCFDCFECPEGSISNETNSPDCLICPPEFWPNEKKDQCLSKPTEYLSYKEIMGALLTGFGCVGIFLSLLTSIIFLTHKETPIVKANNSELSFLLLFSLTLCFLCSLTFIGRPSDWSCMLRHTAFGITFVLCISCVLGKTIVVLMAFRATLPGTDMMKWFGPAQQRLSVLSFTLVQVVICVLWLTTNPPFPRMNMKYYKDKIILECALGSAVGFWAVLGYIGILALLCFILAFFARKLPNSFNEAKLITFSMLIFCAVWITFIPAYVSSPGKFTVAVEIFAILASSFGLLICIFVPKCYIILFRPEQNSKKHLMGKIPPRTL; encoded by the exons ATGAACAACAACGTCAACCCCCTGTTAAG GCTGGATGACAGGGAACTGAAGTTTGCCAGGATAGTGATGTTTACAGTGGAGGAGATCAATAGAGATACTAAGCTCCTTCCTGGATTGAGTCTGGGCTACAGGCTGTACAGTGGCTGTGGGGATGAGAACCTGATTCGAGCAGCAGTGGAAGCGGTAAACGGAGAAGACTCAAAGGGCTGCGCTGATCAGATACAGGCTTTCCTGGGCCATTCCTCCTCCGGAGTGAGCAAAGATATAAACATAATACTCAGCCCGCTATCCATTCcacag gTGAGCCATTTCTCCACTTGTGCTTGCTTGGGAGACAAAAGGCAGTTCCCCACATTCTTCAGAACTGTGCCCAGTGACCGCTTCCAAGTCATCGGTCTGGTGCAGCTCATGAAATACTTTGACTGGCGCTGGGTGGGGATTATTTATACTACAGGCTTGTACTCAGACGAAGGTTCAACGGCATTTGCAAAGGAAGCAGAAAAAGAGGGCATATGTGTTGAATACCGGTTACTTCACTCAGATACAAATGTAAAATTTCCTGCTACTGTGGAGGCTCTGAGGAAATCCTCGTCCAAGGTGGTCCTCTTGTTTATGCCCTTAGCCCCCACCAAATCGTTCTTGtcagaaataaataagtataatATCACTGGAAAGCAATGGGTTGGCAGTGAGGCTTGGATCACTCAAACAGACCTGGCTTCTGATGGGAGAAAGGGCCTTTTGCAGGGGGCGATGGGCTTCGCCCTCCCTCAGGCCTCAATACCAGGTCTTGGTGAATTCTTACTCAGCTTTAAGCCCACTGACGAACCACAGAGTGATATAGTTAAAGATATCTGGGAGTCGTTCTTTGACTGCAGCTTTTCTCCGTCAAATACTTCCGCTACGTGTACTGGCACAGAAGATCTCAGCACAGTCTCCAGTGATTACACAGACGTGACAAATTTTAGGGCAGAGAATAATGTGTACAAAGCTGTGTACTTGGTGGCATATGCTATTCACGCACTACTACAATGTCACAACGGCTCAAATCCAACCACTGGAAAGTCCTGCGTGACTAAAGATCAAGTTCAGCCTAAATTA GTGTTGGAGCACATTAAGTTTGTGAACTTCACAACACAGAGTGGGGCCAAGGTTTTCTTTGATGAAAACGGAGACTCAGTTGCCCAGTATGACTTAGTTAACTGGCAAATAAAAGATGACGGCTCTGTTGAGATCGTAAACATCGGTCAATTTGACACGTCTCTTCCAGAGGGGGAGAAATTCCAACTAAAAGACAACACCAGGATAGTGTGGGGAGGAAACAGTAAGCAG GTGCCGAGGTCTGTTTGCAGAGAGCCATGTCCCCCAGGGACTCGAAAGGCGTTAACCAAGAATAAACCTGTTTGCTGCTTTGACTGCTTTGAGTGCCCCGAGGGATCAATTAGTAATGAGACAA ATTCTCCCGACTGTTTGATCTGTCCACCTGAATTTTGGCCGAATGAAAAGAAAGACCAGTGTCTCTCGAAGCCGACTGAGTACCTCTCTTACAAAGAGATCATGGGGGCACTTTTAACTGGATTTGGTTGTGTGGGCATATTTTTATCTCTACTGACATCAATCATTTTTCTGACTCATAAAGAGACTCCCATTGTTAAAGCCAACAACTCCGAGctgagcttcctgctgctcttctccctTACTCTGTGCTTCCTGTGCTCCCTCACCTTCATCGGCCGGCCCTCTGACTGGTCCTGCATGCTGCGACACACTGCGTTCGGCATTACCTTCGTCCTCTGCATCTCTTGTGTCCTGGGGAAAACTATAGTGGTGTTAATGGCCTTCAGGGCAACACTTCCAGGCACAGATATGATGAAATGGTTCGGTCCTGCACAGCAGAGGCTCAGTGTTCTGAGTTTCACCCTGGTTCAGGTTGTAATTTGTGTACTTTGGCTCACAACCAACCCTCCGTTTCCAAGGATGAACATGAAATACTATAAAGATAAGATCATCTTAGAGTGTGCTCTGGGGTCAGCTGTCGGGTTCTGGGCTGTGCTGGGTTACATCGGAATTCTTGCTCTCTTGTGTTTCATTCTTGCTTTTTTTGCCAGGAAGCTGCCAAACAGCTTTAATGAGGCCAAACTGATCACCTTCAGCATGTTGATATTCTGTGCAGTCTGGATTACATTCATCCCAGCATATGTCAGCTCTCCTGGGAAGTTCACTGTGGCTGTGGAGATATTTGCTATTCTGGCCTCCAGCTTTGGCTTGCTGATATGCATTTTCGTACCAAAATGCTACATTATCCTATTCAGGCCAGAACAAAACTCGAAGAAACATTTGATGGGAAAAATACCACCAAGGACACTTTga